The Capsicum annuum cultivar UCD-10X-F1 chromosome 3, UCD10Xv1.1, whole genome shotgun sequence genomic sequence GAATGTGTCTTTCTCATCCAAGGACGGAGCTACCCTTCAAGTGGGGGGTTCAGATGAACCTCCTTTGTCggaaaattatgatatatatatatatatatagttaaaattatttttttatgtatatatagtagatgttgaaccccttcgattagttcgtatgttcactaaTAACCCCCCTTAACGAAAATCCTGACTCCGCCACTATTCTCATCAATCCTCAGCAACACACCTCGTCTTCACCCCAACCTCCCCCTCCTCCATCTCTCATAATATCTGTCTAAATGATATGtaaatacttttatttatttttgttatataatgaacataattaaGACACTTATTCTCTCGAAAACGTTTTTCAAGAGAACAGTTCCCCTCGTACCGAAAACACACccttgatttatttaattttctataaGTAACGATTAAGAAAGAAGAAAGTCCGGCGGTATCTTCTGATgtagtatcaaaatcattatttgGTCTCTACAATAAAGAAAAATCTCTATCTGATCACCTAACCTGCCCCAAAAAATAGATATTATATACCACTAAGGTACCATTGAGTAAATCACACAACGAGATGCTCGTGAAGATGCAAATTAACTGAACTTTCAATCAAGTGACGATGCTCTTTAAATGTTGCTCGTTATAATATATTACATACAATAAGAGGTATGTCAGGCATTAGTATTCTATATAAAGGAGATGGAGGAGCCATATTTTTCATCTAACAAATTAAAGACGCTAGCTTTTAGTGCTATTATTATATGTACCTCTATTTCATATTGTCATCTAAATAAatttcttctcctattttctttcTGTCATATTTCTTGATCATGTTATTGTCTTCAGTTCTTGGTAAGGGTCATGTGCACCAAATACCAAAAGATGGGATGACGAAATTCATCCGTTCAGTCGCAGAGGAGAAACATGAAGCTGGCCAACCACTTTATGTACTTGATTTGGCCACTATTGAGGGGCTTATGGACAAATGGAACCATTCCTTTCCAAATGTTAAGCCTTTTTATGCTGTCAAGTGCAACACTGAACCTGCACTTATTACCAAACTAGCCAACTTGGGTGCTAATTTCGACTGTGCTAGCCTAGTCGAGATTGACAGTGTGTTAAGTCTCGGAATTAGCCCAAACCGAATCATATTTGCTAACCCGTGCAAGGCTATTTCACACATCAAGCACGCGGCAGCTGTTGGGGTTAATCTCACAACCTTTGATTCCGAGGTTGAAGTTGATAAGATCAAGAAATGGCACCCACAATGCCGTTTGTTGCTCCGAATCAAAGCTCCTAATGACAGCGGCGCCATGCGCCCCCTAGGGAAAAAATTCGGAGTGCTGCCTGAAGAAATTGAACCCCTCCTGCATTACGCTTGTAATGTGGCTGGCCTAAAAGTTGTAGGCGTTTCATTTCACGTGGGATCTATAGCACAAGATCCCACCATTTATCGCGAGGCTATCGCTAATGCTAGGGCAGCGTTTGATGTAGCTGATTATCTCGGAATTCCTAAAATGCAGATTCTAAACATTGGTGGGGGATTCAGATCGTCAACCTCATTGTTCGAGGAAATAGCTGGTGTGGTAAATGAAGCAGTCAAAGATTACTTCCCTGACCCAAATTTAACTATGATTGCAGAGCCAGGGCGATTCTTTCCTGAAACGGCCTTTACGTTAGTCACACATGTGATTGGCAAAAGAGTTAGAGGTGAGAAAATAGAGTATTGGATTGACGAAGGGATTTATGGATCTTT encodes the following:
- the LOC107866039 gene encoding ornithine decarboxylase isoform X1, which gives rise to MLLSSVLGKGHVHQIPKDGMTKFIRSVAEEKHEAGQPLYVLDLATIEGLMDKWNHSFPNVKPFYAVKCNTEPALITKLANLGANFDCASLVEIDSVLSLGISPNRIIFANPCKAISHIKHAAAVGVNLTTFDSEVEVDKIKKWHPQCRLLLRIKAPNDSGAMRPLGKKFGVLPEEIEPLLHYACNVAGLKVVGVSFHVGSIAQDPTIYREAIANARAAFDVADYLGIPKMQILNIGGGFRSSTSLFEEIAGVVNEAVKDYFPDPNLTMIAEPGRFFPETAFTLVTHVIGKRVRGEKIEYWIDEGIYGSFRPTLYNSCFVGIKPLSTKASEESSQICESTIYGPSCDSLDEVAVDIKLPELQLDDLIVFYNMGAYSKYVGSKFNGFDMLSTPTYLVSTNSS
- the LOC107866039 gene encoding ornithine decarboxylase isoform X2 encodes the protein MTKFIRSVAEEKHEAGQPLYVLDLATIEGLMDKWNHSFPNVKPFYAVKCNTEPALITKLANLGANFDCASLVEIDSVLSLGISPNRIIFANPCKAISHIKHAAAVGVNLTTFDSEVEVDKIKKWHPQCRLLLRIKAPNDSGAMRPLGKKFGVLPEEIEPLLHYACNVAGLKVVGVSFHVGSIAQDPTIYREAIANARAAFDVADYLGIPKMQILNIGGGFRSSTSLFEEIAGVVNEAVKDYFPDPNLTMIAEPGRFFPETAFTLVTHVIGKRVRGEKIEYWIDEGIYGSFRPTLYNSCFVGIKPLSTKASEESSQICESTIYGPSCDSLDEVAVDIKLPELQLDDLIVFYNMGAYSKYVGSKFNGFDMLSTPTYLVSTNSS